Proteins from a genomic interval of Quercus robur chromosome 9, dhQueRobu3.1, whole genome shotgun sequence:
- the LOC126701236 gene encoding actin-depolymerizing factor 7-like: MTVHDECKLKFVELKAKRNYRFIIFKIEDQEVVVEKLGSPDETYEDFTESLAANECCYVVYDFDFITDENCQKSKIFFIAWSPDTSKVRSKMVYASSKDRFKRELDGIQVELQATNPSEISLDIIKERALKLFVISPF; the protein is encoded by the exons ATGACTGTGCATGATGAATGTAAACTGAAGTTTGTGGAGTTAAAAGCGAAGAGGAATTATCGGTTCATTATTTTCAAGATTGAGGATCAAGAAGTGGTGGTGGAGAAACTTGGAAGCCCAGATGAAACCTATGAGGACTTTACTGAGTCTCTGGCTGCCAATGAGTGCTGCTATGTTGTCTATGATTTTGATTTCATCACTGATGAGAATTGCCAGAAAAGCAAGATTTTTTTCATTGCATG GTCACCTGATACATCAAAGGTGAGAAGTAAGATGGTCTATGCTAGCTCCAAGGATAGATTCAAGAGGGAACTGGATGGCATTCAAGTCGAGTTGCAAGCAACAAATCCTAGTGAAATAAGCCTTGACATTATAAAAGAGCGAGCACTTAAATTGTTTGTCATTTCACCCTTTTAA